A window of the Lolium perenne isolate Kyuss_39 chromosome 7, Kyuss_2.0, whole genome shotgun sequence genome harbors these coding sequences:
- the LOC127317205 gene encoding putative disease resistance protein At1g50180, with protein sequence MAESTVSAVLGNIGSLVIEETKFLCAVTLQVATLKNDLMRLQGYLKDADSRRRSGNDARAATLVIQIRAAAYEAETVIQAADHMEKRNRLKNGFLGAISRYARLPTDTTTIREIGVEIECVRSNLSEIFASIESLEIVDLGNSNVVEDEPPEELSILQQTIEEDIVMVGFRGDFTEVVEKLVDKENNTLSAVSIVAIGGAGKTTLSRKIYSRMSKHFETVAWVTASQMFKGIDLLKDILKQIVDDIDEYNLIDQMSEYEVGKKINDFLMQKSYLVVLDDLCEVDTWEQINKTLKIFPDANNGSRVILTTKKKDVADHVEMRNFVHTLKHLDEEESWELFSSKALPSYNRPAINYVHAFEEIGRKLARKCNGLPLALAVLGSYLSKNLNLQTWSDIELGWPVSTNDTPQMMRDILARSYKGMPNSYFRSCLLSLATFPEDDIIFVSDLIQLWIVESLIPHTPIHTQEETAHIYVTGLAERSLVQIVEISKAHGWIEKIKIHDNVRQWCIEEARQDGFLNIIDKSTGQAGAPSSSSDTILSYRTSFQNTSAQTLQATTPNLRSFFGFGLSSVIVDPKLRLLRVIHVHDSSLKNFNKVIGECTHLRYLKLRNCKDVSIPSSVGQLLYLQSIDLRGTELEKVVPNSLWDIPTLKHVYVSKVTPPPARSSLQPTELQTLALNLDSAGTEYPYHAMAAFLERMTRLTSLTLIVNSMPAEMIKIFANMPHLVDLTMYEFHVLDKLPESHHFPQKLRRLCLYARTINEDPLPILQKLPCLVVLVLKGYGGQTMSCSTQGFPELQELELARNFNTEEWRMQFGSMPKLTSLKLRNFSKMKELPQALLHTNLGYLELTSTFLISRQDSTLKELKRRKCKVNDQYKSNGRMDLVMRGQYQVDMSKYRLTRG encoded by the exons ATGGCTGAGTCCACGGTAAGCGCCGTGCTTGGAAACATTGGCAGTCTCGTCATCGAGGAGACCAAGTTTCTGTGTGCAGTCACCCTTCAGGTGGCCACCCTGAAAAATGACCTGATGCGGCTGCAGGGCTACCTCAAGGACGCCGACAGCAGACGCCGGTCAGGGAACGATGCACGAGCTGCTACCTTAGTGATACAGATCAGGGCTGCAGCGTACGAGGCCGAGACTGTCATTCAAGCCGCAGATCACATGGAGAAGAGAAACAGGCTGAAGAATGGCTTCTTAGGCGCCATCTCAAGGTATGCTCGCTTGCCGACCGACACGACCACCATTCGTGAGATTGGTGTTGAGATTGAATGTGTGAGGAGCAACCTCAGTGAGATATTTGCCAGTATAGAGAGTCTGGAGATAGTTGATCTAGGTAATAGTAATGTTGTTGAGGATGAGCCTCCAGAAGAGCTTAGCATTCTGCAGCAAACAATCGAAGAGGATATTGTCATGGTTGGTTTCCGGGGTGACTTCACAGAAGTAGTGGAGAAGTTAGTTGACAAAGAGAACAATACTCTTAGTGCTGTCTCCATAGTTGCCATAGGTGGGGCTGGAAAAACAACACTCTCTAGAAAAATATACTCTAGAATGTCAAAACATTTTGAGACTGTCGCATGGGTGACTGCATCTCAAATGTTCAAGGGCATTGATTTACTAAAGGATATTTTGAAACAGATTGTGGATGATATAGATGAGTACAACTTAATAGATCAAATGAGTGAGTATGAAGTGGGAAAGAAGATAAATGATTTTCTGATGCAGAAGAGCTACTTAGTAGTTCTCGATGATTTGTGTGAAGTAGACACATGGGAGCAGATAAATAAAACACTTAAAATCTTTCCAGATGCAAACAATGGTAGTAGAGTTATATTAACAACAAAAAAGAAAGATGTTGCCGATCATGTTGAAATGCGGAACTTTGTTCACACTCTGAAGCACTTGGACGAAGAAGAAAGTTGGGAACTCTTCAGCAGCAAAGCTTTACCATCATACAATAGGCCTGCCATAAATTATGTGCATGCATTTGAGGAGATTGGAAGAAAGCTTGCGAGGAAGTGCAATGGATTACCACTTGCGCTTGCAGTTTTGGGGTCTTATCTATCAAAGAATCTGAATTTACAAACATGGTCTGACATAGAGTTGGGTTGGCCTGTATCGACCAACGATACACCACAGATGATGCGAGACATACTAGCTCGCAGttacaaaggcatgccaaacagtTATTTTAGGTCTTGCTTGCTCTCTCTTGCCACTTTTCCAGAGGACGATATAATATTTGTATCTGATCTTATTCAATTATGGATAGTAGAAAGCCTCATTCCACATACACCAATTCATACACAAGAAGAAACTGCACATATATATGTAACAGGGTTAGCCGAGAGAAGCTTGGTCCAAATCGTTGAAATAAgcaaggcacatggatggattgaGAAAATAAAGATTCATGATAATGTGCGTCAGTGGTGCATAGAAGAAGCAAGACAAGACGGTTTCCTAAATATCATCGATAAGTCTACAG GCCAAGCTGgtgcaccatcatcatcatctgatACCATCTTATCATATCGTACTTCCTTTCAGAACACTAGTGCTCAGACGTTACAAGCAACAACTCCTAATCTCCGAAGTTTCTTTGGCTTTGGTCTCTCATCAGTAATTGTTGACCCTAAGCTGAGATTATTGAGAGTTATACACGTCCATGACTCAAGCCTGAAGAATTTCAACAAGGTAATTGGTGAGTGCACTCACCTAAGATATCTCAAGTTGAGAAATTGCAAGGACGTGAGTATCCCTTCTTCAGTCGGACAACTCCTTTACTTGCAAAGTATAGATCTGCGGGGCACAGAATTGGAGAAGGTAGTTCCAAACTCACTTTGGGATATCCCTACTCTAAAGCATGTTTATGTTAGTAAGGTGACTCCACCACCTGCAAGGAGTTCTCTCCAACCAACAGAGCTCCAGACCTTAGCACTAAATCTTGATTCTGCTGGCACTGAATATCCCTACCATGCCATGGCTGCATTCTTGGAGCGAATGACTCGGTTAACATCATTGACCTTGATAGTGAACTCCATGCCTGCCGAGATGATTAAAATATTTGCAAACATGCCTCACCTAGTTGATCTTACCATGTATGAATTCCATGTGCTGGATAAGCTACCTGAGAGCCATCATTTTCCACAAAAGCTACGGCGTCTTTGTCTATACGCCCGTACTATCAACGAAGACCCACTGCCAATCCTCCAGAAGCTTCCCTGCCTTGTGGTGCTCGTGTTGAAGGGGTATGGAGGCCAAACCATGTCCTGCTCGACCCAAGGGTTTCCTGAGTTACAAGAGCTAGAGCTTGCAAGGAATTTTAACACCGAGGAGTGGAGAATGCAGTTTGGGTCAATGCCAAAGCTCACTAGCCTAAAACTTAGGAATTTCTCTAAGATGAAGGAGCTCCCCCAAGCGTTGCTGCATACAAACCTCGGTTACCTGGAACTTACAAGTACCTTCTTGATTTCTCGACAAGACAGCACGCTGAAGGAGCTGAAGCGAAGAAAATGCAAG GTGAATGATCAGTATAAGAGCAATGGACGCATGGATCTTGTTATGCGAGGGCAGTACCAGGTGGACATGTCAAAATATCGTCTCACCAGGGGTTAA